The Sporosarcina ureae genomic sequence TATCGTAAACAAAACCGTCGAGCGTACTCGACGGTTTTTCCTATATTTATGGTTCGATCCGGATCACAGGAGTCGGGTTTTTGACTTTCGGCAAGATTTTCTCAAGCTTAAACTTTCTTTCCGGATGATGTGTTGTAGGATCTTCTTGATCAAATTCGTTTAGGAACGCTATAACTTCTCTAACGATTATTGTAGGTGTAGAAGCACCTGCTGTGACCGCTACTGTCTCAATGTCCATTAACCATGCTGGATCGATTTCTGAGACGTCTGAGACCCGGTAGGAAGGTGTGTTTGCGATTTCTACAGATACTTGTGTTAAACGGTTGGAGTTATTACTTTTTGGATCCCCAACAACAATTAGCAACTCTGCCTCACCGGCTTGTTCTGCTACAGCTTCTTGGCGAACTTGTGTAGCCAGGCAAATTTCTTGATGAACTTCGATATGTGGGAATTTACGTTCCAACTCTTCCATGAGATGTGCAACATCCCATTGACTCATCGTTGTTTGATTCGTAACCAATAGTTTGTCATTGGTAATCTCTAGATTATCAATGTCTTCAAGACGTTCAATTAAATGAACAGAATCGGGGGCTACACCGATCGCGCCTTCAGGTTCCGGGTGGTGCTTCTTGCCGATATAAAGAATGTCATAGCCTTCAGCTACTTTTTCTTCAATTAAGTCGTGTGTAACGGAAACGTCAGGACATGTGGCATCGATTGCGACCAGCCCTTTTTCTTTCGCTAATTGGCGAACTTCAGGTGAAACACCATGTGCCGTATAGATAACCGTTCCCTTATCTACTTTACGTAAAATTTCCAGACGGTTTTCACCATCCAACGTAATGATCCCATCTTCTTCAAACGCATCTGTAACGTGTTTGTTGTGAACGATCATGCCTAATATATAAATGGGTCTCGGCAGGGTAGGATCTAGCGCAGCATTCCTCGCAATGACCATCGCATCAACTACACCATAACAATAACCTCTTGGTGATATTTTGAGTACTTTCATTTATTCCACTCCACTCCTCTACTAACTTCTCTTTCATTATAGCGGAGATTCGTGAACGATTCAAAGAGTTCAGAAGGGAGGTTGGAAAATTCGCGGTATAGATGGCTGATTAGTGGCTTGGGAAGATGTAGGACTAGGTGTTTGCGGGCCACTTGGACGTGGAGCAGAAGAGACTGACGGCGCGTCCGGCATAGATTGTACCCCTTTATATAATCTCCACATAGCAGGTAAGTTTTGGACAAGTGGTGCAAACTGCTGAACTAATGGTGCAAATTGTTGGGCGGTATTAAAAAACCGATTGGCGGTTTGCATGTATTGATCAGCCCGTGAAGGACCGGTTTCTTGCATGCCTGCTTGCTGTTGAGGAGCACCGCCGCGCATTTCCCGGGGACCTCTGGGATTACCTTGCATGCCTTGGGGAAAGGGCATGGGCGCTCTGTGTTGAATAGGCGGAGTGTCAGGTGTCATCCTAGGCTGAGGCGGCTGATTGCTGAACGGATAAAATGATTGATATCTCATCACGAACTCCTTTCTGATTTTTTAGTTTCCCCTATATCCTATGCGAAAAAAACCACTGATGGCACCGAATCATGGTACAATAAGAATTATCTAGAGGAGGAACGATATGTCTAAATTTACTGATTACCAATTCAAACCATTTTTGAGGGAAGCTATTCAAAAATTAGGGTTTGAAGAACCAACACCGATTCAAAAAGAAATGATTCCATTGATCATGAAAAATACAAGTGCAATCGGACAAGCCCATACAGGAACAGGAAAATCCCATAGTTTTCTAATTCCACTTGTTGAAAAACTCAAACCGGAGCGCGACGAACTGCAGACGGTTATTACAGCACCTACACGTGAATTAGCAGTTCAGCTTCATGATGAATTGAAAAAGTTAATCGAAGGAACGGATATTAAAAGTGCAATCTTGATTGGCGGTACAGATAAAAAACGCTCTGCTGAACGATTGAAGAGCACACCGCACATCATCGTCGGTACACCAGGACGTATCCAAGATATGTCGGAAACCGGCGCATTACCGATCCACACGGCTACTCAGCTTGTCATTGATGAGGCGGATCTTGCGTTTGATATGGGCTTCATTGAAGACATTGATAAGTTTGCTTCCAGAATGCCGGAAAAGATTAGCATGTATGTATTTTCTGCAACGATTCCTGAAAAACTAAAGCCATTCTTGGCGAAGTATATGAACTCACCTGTTCACGTGCGGATGGATGATAAGAAACCATTGACGGAGAATATGCATTATTCATTAGTTCCTGTCAGAAGTATGGATAAAAATAAGAAATTACTACACGTGATGGATGCTCTTCAGCCGTATCTTGCAATTATCTTCACGAACACTAAGCAAAACGCTGATCGTCTCGCTACTTATTTAGCGGAGCATGGGCATAAGCCTGGTAAAATCCATGGTGATTTAACGCCTCGTGAACGTACACGTGTTATGAAGCAAGTGCGCGATCTAGAATACCAATACATCGTGGCGACTGATTTGGCAGCAAGAGGGATCGATATTCCTGGTGTCAGTCACGTCATCAACTTCGAGTTACCAGATGATCTGGAATTCTTCGTTCACCGCGTAGGACGTACAGCACGTGCAGGCATGCAAGGTCATGCGATTACATTGTATGAACCGTCTGATGAAGATGCAATTAATCAAATTGAAAAGCTTGGTATTCCTTTCGTTCACGAAGATGTCAAAAATGGCGAATGGATTGAAGTGAAAGAGCGTCAAGCGCGTAAGAAACGTGTACGTGAAGTAGATGAAATTGATAAAAAAGCAGATTCTTATATTCGCAAACCAGATAAAGTGAAGCCAGGCTATAAGAAGAAGATGGCAGAACAAAAAGAAAACTTTAAAAAGAGACAAAGGAGAATAAAGAAGAAATCATGACACAAAATGATATCCTTCTAGGTTCTCACGTATCCATGAGTGGTAAAAAGATGCTGCTTGGCTCAAGTGAAGAGGCTCTTAGTTATGGAGCCAATACATTCATGATCTATACGGGAGCACCTCAGAACACACGACGTAAACCAATTGAAGAATTGAATATCGAAAGTGGTACACAGAGTATGGAGGCAAACGGTCAATCTAATCTCGTCATCCATGCACCGTATATTATCAATCTTGCGAATACCACCAAGCCTGAAACGTTCCGCCTAGGTGTAGACTTTTTGCAACAGGAAATCCAACGCACTGAAGCGCTTGGTGCCAACCAAATAGTCCTTCATCCAGGAGCGCATGTGGGTGCAGGAACAGAAACAGGTATCGAAAAAATTATTGAAGGCTTGAATGAAGTGTTATCTGAAGACGCAAATGTTCGCATCGCACTTGAAACGATGGCCGGTAAAGGAACAGAGTGTGGGAGAAGTTTTGACGAAATTGCCAAGATCATCGACGGCGTGAAGTATAACGAACGATTATCCGTTTGTTTTGATACATGCCACGTCCATGATGCAGGCTATGATATTGTTAATGACTTCTCAGGCGTCTTGGAGCAATTTAACAGCATAATCGGATTAGACCGAATTTCGGTCATTCATGTGAACGACAGTAAGAACATTTGTGGCGCTGGAAAAGACCGCCACGAAAATATCGGCATGGGACATATCGGTTTCGAACCGTTGGCTTATATCGTTCATCATCAGGTGTTTAAAGACATTCCAAAAATTTTGGAAACGCCATTCATCGGGACGGATAAAGCGAATAAAAAAGCACCGTATGCGGTGGAAATTGAAATGTTAAAAAACCATCAATTTACTCCTGCTCGATTGGAAGAATTGCATAACTGAAAAATCTAAGCGTTGCGCAGCCGCAACGCTTTTTCTATTGTAATTTATAGTGCTCCAAATACAGCATGGTTTTCTCATATCCAATGATCATAGTGATTTTTTCGATAAATACGGACGGAATCCCTGTAAATAGCCAAGTGAATGAAACTTCATCCAGTAAAGGACGTAACTGCCTCACTTCTTTAGTAGATAACTCTACACCATAACTTGCCGCGTAACGTACAGCTTCCTGATCAGGCAATTGTTTAATTTCCTGAATTAACTGAAGTAAATCCATCTTCATCAATTCCTTTCAATTGGTTGTATCCCTCCACGTCTTACTATATAATTCATAAAGTAATCGGAATGATTCCGAATTAAAGGAAGGGATATGTATATGACAAGATCCATTATTAAACTAGAGCATATAACGCATAAATTTAACCATTCCGTTGCGCTTTCTGATGTTAGTCTAGAAGTGAAACAAGGGGAGTTTTGGGCTTTAATTGGTCCAAATGGTTCAGGTAAATCCACATTATTAAAGATCATATTAGGGTTGTTAAAACCGTCACAAGGCACGATTGAACTTTTTGGCGGGCCGATTGACTCTTTTAACCAACAGCAAAGAATCGGCTACGTTTCTCAAAAGTCCAATGCATTTACGACGAAGTTCCCAGCTACTGTATTGGAAGTCGTGAAAAGCGGGTTGACGAGTAAAAAAGGACTCTTTAAGCGATTCGATAAAGAGGATGAACAGCGGGCGATTGACGCGTTACATGTTGTGAAAATGGCAGACCGTAAAGATGAGAGT encodes the following:
- a CDS encoding 4-hydroxy-3-methylbut-2-enyl diphosphate reductase, which encodes MKVLKISPRGYCYGVVDAMVIARNAALDPTLPRPIYILGMIVHNKHVTDAFEEDGIITLDGENRLEILRKVDKGTVIYTAHGVSPEVRQLAKEKGLVAIDATCPDVSVTHDLIEEKVAEGYDILYIGKKHHPEPEGAIGVAPDSVHLIERLEDIDNLEITNDKLLVTNQTTMSQWDVAHLMEELERKFPHIEVHQEICLATQVRQEAVAEQAGEAELLIVVGDPKSNNSNRLTQVSVEIANTPSYRVSDVSEIDPAWLMDIETVAVTAGASTPTIIVREVIAFLNEFDQEDPTTHHPERKFKLEKILPKVKNPTPVIRIEP
- the vrrA gene encoding VrrA/YqfQ family protein; its protein translation is MRGGAPQQQAGMQETGPSRADQYMQTANRFFNTAQQFAPLVQQFAPLVQNLPAMWRLYKGVQSMPDAPSVSSAPRPSGPQTPSPTSSQATNQPSIPRIFQPPF
- a CDS encoding DEAD/DEAH box helicase, whose protein sequence is MSKFTDYQFKPFLREAIQKLGFEEPTPIQKEMIPLIMKNTSAIGQAHTGTGKSHSFLIPLVEKLKPERDELQTVITAPTRELAVQLHDELKKLIEGTDIKSAILIGGTDKKRSAERLKSTPHIIVGTPGRIQDMSETGALPIHTATQLVIDEADLAFDMGFIEDIDKFASRMPEKISMYVFSATIPEKLKPFLAKYMNSPVHVRMDDKKPLTENMHYSLVPVRSMDKNKKLLHVMDALQPYLAIIFTNTKQNADRLATYLAEHGHKPGKIHGDLTPRERTRVMKQVRDLEYQYIVATDLAARGIDIPGVSHVINFELPDDLEFFVHRVGRTARAGMQGHAITLYEPSDEDAINQIEKLGIPFVHEDVKNGEWIEVKERQARKKRVREVDEIDKKADSYIRKPDKVKPGYKKKMAEQKENFKKRQRRIKKKS
- a CDS encoding deoxyribonuclease IV, with product MTQNDILLGSHVSMSGKKMLLGSSEEALSYGANTFMIYTGAPQNTRRKPIEELNIESGTQSMEANGQSNLVIHAPYIINLANTTKPETFRLGVDFLQQEIQRTEALGANQIVLHPGAHVGAGTETGIEKIIEGLNEVLSEDANVRIALETMAGKGTECGRSFDEIAKIIDGVKYNERLSVCFDTCHVHDAGYDIVNDFSGVLEQFNSIIGLDRISVIHVNDSKNICGAGKDRHENIGMGHIGFEPLAYIVHHQVFKDIPKILETPFIGTDKANKKAPYAVEIEMLKNHQFTPARLEELHN
- a CDS encoding metal ABC transporter ATP-binding protein, which translates into the protein MTRSIIKLEHITHKFNHSVALSDVSLEVKQGEFWALIGPNGSGKSTLLKIILGLLKPSQGTIELFGGPIDSFNQQQRIGYVSQKSNAFTTKFPATVLEVVKSGLTSKKGLFKRFDKEDEQRAIDALHVVKMADRKDESIGDLSGGQQQRVFIARALVSHPDLLIMDEPTVGIDRQNVESFYSMLSELNREYGIAILLVTHEIDVVTKLATHIACLNRSIHFHGVHADYEKMSDTELSGWYGHPIRRLHQKETEPVK